From Lepisosteus oculatus isolate fLepOcu1 chromosome 8, fLepOcu1.hap2, whole genome shotgun sequence, one genomic window encodes:
- the LOC138241041 gene encoding uncharacterized protein, which yields MPSSKSFSRSLRHTFSSSLGHLPASLTKPAFRLFTAICSKTRLSNHLLFLYRCRRHNIIPKGFRLKFNTFSFDSDNTQSNTQRLLKQFSRKLMLSTIFSLKKQIILSDNNIKEAKEFLRLTAPHHLPFITNLIRSLNSKLYQFLTTEKDKKLSHLLQKKTINTPDTLTNPNLVVTIPSDLSLSQDERSLLSKGLSFVPVPRKLDIPQTNVDLNRFYRRIRLRAHFADNSSSQAADNNPVIDVINNINPKQSCWTPSSGRFPPVDYFINQCTNQAPKALSIPSKHRSNLTQGENQALQSLRNRDDIVIKPADKGGAVVVWRKDLYIFEASRQLTDTSAYLPLQQDPTTDYQKEVVSTISLLISSNELPQEANRLIMEHPQ from the exons atgccttcctccaaatctttttctagatctcttcgtcataccttctcttcctccctgggccacttgcccgcttctctcactaaaccagcattccgtctcttcacagctatctgttccaagaccaggctttctaaccaccttctattcctttacagatgtcgtcgacataatatcatccctaaaggatttcgccttaaatttaataccttttcttttgactctgataacacccagagtaacactcagagacttctaaaacaattttctaggaaactaatgctctctaccattttctccctcaaaaaacagattatcctttctgacaacaacatcaaagaggctaaggaatttctacggctgacagctccacaccatcttcccttcataactaacctcattagatctctcaactctaaactctaccagtttctcactacagagaaggacaaaaaactcagtcatcttctacagaagaaaaccatcaacaccccggacaccctcaccaaccctaaccttgttgtcaccataccttctgacctttccctctcacaggatgagcgatccctcctcagcaaagggctcagttttgtaccagttcccaggaagctggacatcccccagaccaatgtcgaccttaaccgcttttaccgcaggatccgtctcagagcacattttgccgacaattcctcttcacaggcagctgataacaacccggttattgatgtcattaacaacattaatcccaaacagagctgttggactccctcctctggccgttttccaccagttgattatttcatcaaccaatgcactaatcaagctcccaaggcactctctatacccagtaaacataggtctaacctcacccaaggagaaaatcaggcgctccagtctctccgcaacagggatgatatcgtcataaaaccagcggacaaaggaggtgctgttgtggtgtggcgtaaagatctatatatctttgaagcctctagacaactaactgacacttctgcctacctccctctccaacaggaccctaccactgactaccaaaaggaagtggtatccaccatttcccttcttatcagcagcaacgagctcccccaggaggcgaaccggctcatcatggaacacccacag taa